TGAATTTCATCTATAAATAGTACAATATCTCCATTGGAAGTAGTGACTTCTTTTATCACGGATTTTAAACGTTCTTCAAACTCTCCTTTATATTTGGCTCCGGCAATGAGGGCTCCCATATCCAGCGAGAAAATTTGCTTCTCTTTGAGATTTTCAGGGACATCTCCCCTGATAATTCTATGTGCCAAACCTTCGGCAATAGCCGTTTTACCCGTACCCGGCTCGCCGACCAATATAGGGTTGTTTTTAGTACGTCTAGATAATATTTGTAGCAATCTTCTAATTTCTTCATCACGTCCAATCACGGGGTCTAACTTCCCTTCTCCGGCCAATTTGTTTAAATCATTTGCGTATTTGTTTAGAGCATTATAGGTTCCTTCTGCATTTTGAGAGGTTACATGTTGCCCTTTTCTTAATTCGACTATGGCACTTTCCAAATCTTTTAATTGTATACCCTGATCTTTTAAAATTCCGGAAATAGCACTTTTTGATTTCAAAATAGCTAATAGCAAATGCTCGATGGATACATATTCATCCTGCATTTTTTTAGCAATGACGGATGCTTCTGCTAATGTTTTTCCCGCTTCGCGAGATAGCATCAGCTCAGCACCGGAAACTTTCGAAAAGCGCTCTAATTGCTTATCTAACAACTGATTTATCACATCAAGGCTTACCTGTAATTTCTTCAAAAGAAAAGGCAGCACATTTTCGTCTACAATGGTGATTGCCTTAAAAATATGTTCATTTTCTATTTGATTATGTTCAAAACCCTGAGCAAGCTGCTGTGCCTGTTGTATGGTTTCTTGTGATTTTGTAGTATAATTATTAAAATTCATTGCGCTTATTATTTTTTATATCATTTTAACTTTTAAACTGCATTACTTTTACTCTATCTTCAAAAGGAATACCAATATAAAAAGCAACGCACAACACTGACAAAAAGTCTCTTAAAATTTAAAAACACTGACTTTTTGACACTGTGTAAATCAGATTATAAAATGGTTATTGATTTAGGTGTTATCAATAAGGACAGATGTTACTTAGTTCATCATCAAACTTTCTGTTCAAGCGGATCTAAAAATTTTGCTTTCAATTCCGGAGTAGGAATCATACAACTTTCTTTTTTTCCAAACCATTTATATCTGTGCCTGGCAATAAAATCATATACGATATCGCTGATTTTAGAAGGTATGATAGTAAAAACCTGTGTTAATTTCCATAGGCCGCCAAAACCATTCATAATCTGTAAAGCAGCTTCGGACTTTAGGTAATATGCTACTGTTGGACGATATAAAACGATAGAATCGGTTTTAGAAACTTCGATTTTTAAATGATCAACGATCTGTTTCCCTATATCAGATTGTAACGATGCAAAGAGAAACCGGTTCTTTGTATCGTATTTACTAATTTTTATGACAGTACTGCTACAGAGGTTACAAACTCCGTCAAAAAGAACAATTTGTTTACCCTCGGAAATGTTTAACTCCATTAACATTTATGATGAGTTCAGATATAAAGATACTATATAAAAATCTAAAAACCATGTAACATTTTTATTTTAAGGCCGTCTTATGGTTTAAAAGTATAAAAGTATGATATATCAAAGATTCTTTTAACAAAAAATTAGTAATAGCAATTGGGAGCTTTCCATACTTTTATATAAAAATTAACCAACGCAGATGATTCGAATAGAAAAACTTCATAAATCTTACCCAATAGGAAAAGATTCACTTCACGTTTTAAAAGGAATTGATTTACATATAAAAGAAGGCGAGTTTGTTTCCATTATGGGTTCTTCGGGTTCGGGAAAATCCACTTTATTAAATATCGTTGGTTTATTGGATACCCATGATGAAGGTAATTTTTATTTGGATGGGCAATTGATCCAAAATTTAAATGAGAAAAAAGCCGCTGTTTTACGCAATAAGTTTTTAGGGTTTGTTTTTCAGTCTTTCAATCTCATATCTTATAAAACGGCTTTGGAAAATGTTGCACTGCCCCTTTATTATAAAGGTGTAGGGAGAAAAGAACGGTTAAGAACCGCACTGAAATATTTGGATAAAGTAGGAATTAAAAATTGGGCATCTCATTTGCCAAATGAACTTTCGGGAGGCCAAAAACAACGGGTAGCCATAGCAAGAGCTTTGGTAACCAAACCAAAAGTAGTTCTAGCCGATGAACCTACCGGGGCTCTTGATTCTGCAACGTCTAACTCGGTTATGGAATTACTCAAAGAAATTAACGAGGAAGGAATGACTGTTTTTGTAATTACTCACGAAGAAGAAATTGCAGCACAAACAAAGCGGGTGGTGCGCTTAAAAGATGGTGTGATTATAAAAGACGAACAGCCAGCAAAACTTCAAAAAGTATAAGCGATGTTTGATATTGACAGATGGCAGGAAATATTTCAATCACTTAGTAAAAATAAACTCAGAGCTTTTTTGGGCGCCTTTACGGTAGCACTGGGAATCTTTATTTTTACGGTGCTTTTTGGCATGGGAAACGGTCTTAAAAATACATTTAAAGAACTGTTTACCGATGATGCTACAAATACTATTTTTATCAGAGCAGGCAGAACTACTAAAGCTCATAAAGGTTTTAAGGAAGGAAGAAGAATCCAGTTTAAAAATGAAGACCTCGAATTGCTAAAAAAAGAGTTAGGTAACAGAGTTGAGTATATCACAGCCAGATTATATAAAAATGTTCAGGCCCGGTATAAAAAAGAATCAGGGAGTTATACTGTAAGAGCAGTACATCCGGAACATCAGTTTTTGGAAAATACCATCATGGACCAAGGAAAATTTATTGACTATGGAGATATAAAAAATAAAAACAGGATTGTTGTTATTGGCAGATTGGTAGCACAAGATTTGTTTAAGAATAAACCGGCATTAGGTAAATTCTTGGAAATGAATGGTATAGCATATAAAATAGTGGGTATATTTAGTGATTCGGGAGGCGATAATGAAGAGAGAATGATTTATGCACCTGTTTCTACCATACAACTTATATACAAAAATACAGATCATATAGACCAAATTAATTTGTCGTTTAATAAAGCTTTGGGAACTTCAGGCGCAAAGAAATTAGCCAGAGATATTACTAAAATCCTAAAAGAAAAGCACATGATAGCGAAAGATGACAGGGGTGCTATCAGAGTCCATTCTGTTTTTGATAACTATCAACAGAATATGCAGTTTGCAAATATGTTACAATTTATAGTACTTTGCATAGGAATCGGAACCCTATTTGCCGGAGCTATTTCTATTGGGAATATCATGGTTTTTGTAGTAAAAGAGCGCACCAAAGAACTGGGTATCAGAAAAGCTTTGGGAGCCAGTCCGGGCGCTATTGTCGGTTTAATTCTACAGGAGTCGATATTAATAACCGCCATTGCAGGTTATATAGGTTTGCTAATTGCTGTTTTTACCTTAAACAAAATGGGCAATGGCTTGAAAGATTATTTTATTACCGATCCGCAAGTAGATTTAAGTACCATAATATGGGCAACATTAATTTTAATTTTGGTAGGCGCAGTTGCAGGTTTTATTCCGGCAAAAAGAGCTGCCAGAATCAGGCCGGTGGTTGCCATGAGGGAAGATTAAAAAATTTAACATTATGAAGTTTATTTTTGACAAAGATTCGTGGCAGGAAATATTCGGTTCTATTAAGAAAAATAAATTAAGAACAGTAATTACCGTAATAGGCGTACTCTGGGGTATCTTTTTATTTATTTTTCTTTTGGGCTTAGCAAGAGGAATGGAAAATGGTTTTGACAGGGAGTTTAAAAACCTGGCTACCAATAGTATTTTTCTATGGGCTCAACGAACTGAAATGCCCAATAAAGGATTTCAAAGAGGAAGAAGGCTGAGGTTAAAAGTTCAGGATGCCGAAGCTATTAAAAAACAAGTACCTGAAGTTGAATTTGTAGTGCCGAGGAATGTACAAGGGGTTTTTGGTGGCGCACCTGCTCAAATTAAAAGAAAAACAGATGCCAAGACATATAAGTTATTTGGAGATTACCCGAATTTAGATAATGTGAATAAAGTAAAATTACTGGACGGTAGATTTCTAAACAACACTGATATCAACGAGAGCAGAAAAGTGTGCATTATTGGCGAAAAAATAATAGATGAACTTTTTGAAAAAGATGAAAAACCCGTTGGAGATTTTTTGGAAATTAATGGAAGTTTCTTTCAAATCGTAGGTACTTATAAAGATAACGGAACAAGTTTTGAAGGAGATGATTCCGTATATATTCCGTTTTCTACCTATCGGAAAATAAACAATATGGGGGATTTTATTGGTTGGATGGTTATTGCAGCTAATAAGCAGGCAGATATTGAGAGGATAGAAGACGAAGTAAAGTCCATATTAAAGAGAAGACACAACGTACATCCGGATGATAAAAGAGCTTTTGGAGCATTTAATTTTGGAGAAATGTTTGGTAAGATAATGGGCTTTATAACAGGAATGAAATTTCTGACGTGGTTTGTTGGTATTTCTACACTAATAGCCGGTGTTATTGCCATAGGGAGCATTCTATTAATTACTGTAAAGGAACGTACAAAAGAGATAGGAATTAGAAGAGCCATAGGAGCAACACCGGGTAAAATCCGAAGTCAAATCGTTTTGGAATCCGTATTTCTTACACTATTGGCGGGAATTTTAGGAATTATACTAGCCGGAGGGTTTCTTATGGCTACCAACGCACTTTTTACCGAGGGAGATGGTATTCCATTTGTAAATCCAACAGTGAACATAACCATAGCTTTGGGATCTGTAATTGCATTGGTCTCGTTCGGAACTCTTATAGGAATGGTTCCGGCCCAGATAGCAGTCGTCATAAGGCCCATAGAAGCATTAAGAGAAGAATAACCGATATAAATAAATTAAACAACTGAAAATCAATCAACAATGAAGAAGGCAATCATATTTGGAGGCATCGCAATCGTTTTTATAGCAGTACTTATTTGGTTTGGGAAAATGAACAGCAAATCACCTGTAAAATTTGAAACAGAGAAAGCTTTTAAAACGACTATCATCAAAAAAACGGTAGCTACCGGTAAAGTTACACCTTTAGAAGAAATTGAAATCAAACCCCAAATTACGGGTATTATAGATAGAATTTATTTACTGGAAGGTACAAAAGTAAAAAAAGGGGATTTAATTGCTACGGTACGAGTAGTACCTAACGAGCAAGCTCTGATTAGCGCACAAGGTAGGGTAAATAATGTAAAGATCAGATTAAAAAATGCAGAGATATCTTATAATAGAAATAAGAAATTATTTGACAGGGGTGTCATTTCCGCATCGGCATTTGAAGCTATTGAATTAACATACAATCAGGCGACACAAGATTTGGAGAATGCTAAAAACGACTACCAAATTATTAAAAGCGGATCTTCCGGTTCGGGAGGTTTGGCCAATACAAATATCAGAGCGCAAATATCCGGAACCATTCTGGAAATTCCGGTCAAAGAAGGAGACCAGGTAATACAGAGTAACAACTTTAATGCAGGTACTACCATAGCTTCCATAGCAGATATGAGTAAAATGATATTTGAAGGAAAAGTAGATGAGGCGGAAGTAGGTAAAATTCAAAAGAATATTGATTTGGATATTACTCTTGGGGCGGTAGATAATAAGAAATTTCCTGCCAAGTTAAACTTTATCGCTCCTAAAGGAACGGAAGAAAGCGGGGCTGTACAGTTTACTATAAAGGCTGATGTAACACTGGATGAAGATTATTTCTTACGCGCAGGGTATAGTGCAAATGCTGAAATTGTATTAGAGCAAAAAGACAGTGTGTTAGCCATTAAAGAATCTACTTTACAATTTGACAAAAAAACCGATAAACCTTATGTAGAGGTAAAAGCCGGCGAAAGCAAATTTGAAAGAAAAGATGTAAAGTTGGGAATTTCAGATGGTATTAATGTGGAAATTATTTCTGGTATTACTGTTGCCGATGATATTAAAATATGGAATAAAAAAGCAAAAAAGAAAGAAGATAACTAAACTATATAATTGACTAACCATAAAAGATCTTGACAAAAAGCGTCAAGATCTTTTTATTTTAAGTGATATCTGAAACCTATTTCATACCCGAGAAGATTATATCCGTCATTGGGTTGCTTAAAGTCAAAATTAGAAACATGGCCTATATTGCCTCCAATATATAGGGAACTGTTTTTAGCCATTTGAAGAGAAAATCCAATAGAACCGTTTTCTATAAAAGTAAACCCTTATGCCAGGCGTTCGGTTTCCGTATCTATATAAGCAAAACCAAGCCCTGCAGTTATTTCTATACGAGTACCTTTAAAAAGTGCTCTGCTTACGGAGAATCCAAATTCCAGAGCATATAAATGGATGTTTTTTAACGCCGTAAACTGATCTCGTATAGCCAAATAATTAGGAACTTCCGGTGTAATATATTGCGGGTTTAGCAATTGATGTTTTATGAAATGATATTGAGGCTGAACCATCAAATCAAAATTCGTTTTTCCCAAATCAAATAGCGGATAAAAGAATTGCGATTTAACGATAGTAGATTCATAGAAATAATCCGTATCGTCAAACCAAAAGTTCTTTTCATTGGTTTTGTTAAAGAGTACCCCGATTTTTTCCGGTTTCAAAAATGAGTGATTTGAGTTTTGTGCCTTACAGATTAAGGTTATGCCTATAAGAAATATGATAAAAAAAACTCTTAACACTAAATGACAGCTATATATAGATTAAGAGAATTGTTTTGAAACCTGCTCTGCTTTTTTATTTTCGGAGTAATCATAAAAACCTTCTCCTGATTTTACCCCTAATTTTCCTGCTGTTACCATATTAATCAGTAATGGACAAGGAGCATATTTAGGTTTTTTAAACCCTTTATACATCACATTTAAAATGGCCAAACAAACATCCAAACCAATAAAATCTGCTAATTGTAAAGGCCCTATAGGGTGCGCCATTCCTAATTTCATAACCGTATCAATTTCTTTTACACCGGCCACATTTGTATATAAGGTTTCAATAGACTCGTTAATCATAGGCATTAGTATTCGGTTGGCAACAAATCCGGGATAGTCATTTACTTCCACAGGAACTTTATTTATATCTTTTGCCAGCTCAATAATACAATTTGTTACCTTATCGGAAGTGTTATATCCTCTGATAATTTCAACTAATTTCATGATTGGTACGGGATTCATAAAATGCATTCCTATAACCCTATCCGGCCTGTTTGTAGCCGCCGCAATTTGAGTGATGGAAATAGAAGAAGTATTGGTAGCTAAAATGGTATTATCAGCACAAATAGTATCTAATTCCCGAAAGATATTTAATTTTAACTCAAGGTTTTCCGTAGCTGCTTCAACTATCAGGTCGGCATTCTGCACACCCTCTTTTATAGAGGTATGTGTTGTTATATTTTCTAAAGTTCTTATTTTATCTGACTCGGAGATTTTCT
This window of the Flavobacteriaceae bacterium genome carries:
- a CDS encoding DUF393 domain-containing protein; the encoded protein is MELNISEGKQIVLFDGVCNLCSSTVIKISKYDTKNRFLFASLQSDIGKQIVDHLKIEVSKTDSIVLYRPTVAYYLKSEAALQIMNGFGGLWKLTQVFTIIPSKISDIVYDFIARHRYKWFGKKESCMIPTPELKAKFLDPLEQKV
- a CDS encoding ATP-binding cassette domain-containing protein; its protein translation is MIRIEKLHKSYPIGKDSLHVLKGIDLHIKEGEFVSIMGSSGSGKSTLLNIVGLLDTHDEGNFYLDGQLIQNLNEKKAAVLRNKFLGFVFQSFNLISYKTALENVALPLYYKGVGRKERLRTALKYLDKVGIKNWASHLPNELSGGQKQRVAIARALVTKPKVVLADEPTGALDSATSNSVMELLKEINEEGMTVFVITHEEEIAAQTKRVVRLKDGVIIKDEQPAKLQKV
- a CDS encoding FtsX-like permease family protein; translated protein: MFDIDRWQEIFQSLSKNKLRAFLGAFTVALGIFIFTVLFGMGNGLKNTFKELFTDDATNTIFIRAGRTTKAHKGFKEGRRIQFKNEDLELLKKELGNRVEYITARLYKNVQARYKKESGSYTVRAVHPEHQFLENTIMDQGKFIDYGDIKNKNRIVVIGRLVAQDLFKNKPALGKFLEMNGIAYKIVGIFSDSGGDNEERMIYAPVSTIQLIYKNTDHIDQINLSFNKALGTSGAKKLARDITKILKEKHMIAKDDRGAIRVHSVFDNYQQNMQFANMLQFIVLCIGIGTLFAGAISIGNIMVFVVKERTKELGIRKALGASPGAIVGLILQESILITAIAGYIGLLIAVFTLNKMGNGLKDYFITDPQVDLSTIIWATLILILVGAVAGFIPAKRAARIRPVVAMRED
- a CDS encoding FtsX-like permease family protein; the encoded protein is MKFIFDKDSWQEIFGSIKKNKLRTVITVIGVLWGIFLFIFLLGLARGMENGFDREFKNLATNSIFLWAQRTEMPNKGFQRGRRLRLKVQDAEAIKKQVPEVEFVVPRNVQGVFGGAPAQIKRKTDAKTYKLFGDYPNLDNVNKVKLLDGRFLNNTDINESRKVCIIGEKIIDELFEKDEKPVGDFLEINGSFFQIVGTYKDNGTSFEGDDSVYIPFSTYRKINNMGDFIGWMVIAANKQADIERIEDEVKSILKRRHNVHPDDKRAFGAFNFGEMFGKIMGFITGMKFLTWFVGISTLIAGVIAIGSILLITVKERTKEIGIRRAIGATPGKIRSQIVLESVFLTLLAGILGIILAGGFLMATNALFTEGDGIPFVNPTVNITIALGSVIALVSFGTLIGMVPAQIAVVIRPIEALREE
- a CDS encoding efflux RND transporter periplasmic adaptor subunit, which produces MKKAIIFGGIAIVFIAVLIWFGKMNSKSPVKFETEKAFKTTIIKKTVATGKVTPLEEIEIKPQITGIIDRIYLLEGTKVKKGDLIATVRVVPNEQALISAQGRVNNVKIRLKNAEISYNRNKKLFDRGVISASAFEAIELTYNQATQDLENAKNDYQIIKSGSSGSGGLANTNIRAQISGTILEIPVKEGDQVIQSNNFNAGTTIASIADMSKMIFEGKVDEAEVGKIQKNIDLDITLGAVDNKKFPAKLNFIAPKGTEESGAVQFTIKADVTLDEDYFLRAGYSANAEIVLEQKDSVLAIKESTLQFDKKTDKPYVEVKAGESKFERKDVKLGISDGINVEIISGITVADDIKIWNKKAKKKEDN
- a CDS encoding 3-hydroxybutyryl-CoA dehydrogenase, which encodes MKNIAVIGAGTMGSGIAHTFAQFDYGVQLIDISKSSLDKGIVAISKNLDRMLAKEKISESDKIRTLENITTHTSIKEGVQNADLIVEAATENLELKLNIFRELDTICADNTILATNTSSISITQIAAATNRPDRVIGMHFMNPVPIMKLVEIIRGYNTSDKVTNCIIELAKDINKVPVEVNDYPGFVANRILMPMINESIETLYTNVAGVKEIDTVMKLGMAHPIGPLQLADFIGLDVCLAILNVMYKGFKKPKYAPCPLLINMVTAGKLGVKSGEGFYDYSENKKAEQVSKQFS